A window of Luoshenia tenuis contains these coding sequences:
- the typA gene encoding translational GTPase TypA, which yields MRKLGVEVLIKERNDVRNVAIIAHVDHGKTTLVDGLLRQGGVFRDNQAVQERVMDSGDLERERGITILSKNTAVHYKGYRINIVDTPGHADFGGEVERVLKMVDGVLLLVDAFEGPMPQTRFVLRRALELNHRVIVVINKTDRPDARPEAVIDEVLELFMELDANDEQLDSPFVFASARNGTATTDLSAPGESLLPLLDAIIDYVPAPKGDFEGPAQVLVSTIDYNDYVGRIGVGRVERGEIRVGQDVVVSDFHGNNAARRTRVSNLFIYDGLKRMPVERAQVGDIVAVSGIEDINIGDTICDAAAPEPLPFVNITEPTVAMTFSVNDSPLAGTEGKFVTSRHLRARLFREVETDVSLRVEETDSADSFKVSGRGELHLSILIETMRRQGYEFQVSKPEVLYHEVDGKMLEPVERVVIEVPEENMGPVIEEMGRRKGEMLNMAGGQGAMMRLEFKIPSRGLFGYRSKFMTDTKGEGIMHAVFEGYEPVKGEIASRAAGALIAHEAGETVTYGLFNAQDRGTMFVGPGEKVYAGMIVGENARTDDIEVNVCKKKHVTNMRASGSDEALRLTPPRNLSLEDALEWLGEDELLEVTPKSLRLRKKILDSLARMRYNKRLNQAQNS from the coding sequence ATGAGAAAATTGGGAGTGGAAGTTTTGATCAAAGAACGCAATGATGTCCGCAATGTAGCGATTATCGCCCACGTAGACCACGGCAAGACCACGCTGGTGGACGGCCTGCTGCGCCAGGGCGGCGTGTTTCGGGACAACCAGGCCGTGCAGGAGCGCGTCATGGACTCGGGAGACCTGGAGCGGGAGCGTGGCATCACCATCCTGTCCAAAAACACGGCGGTGCACTACAAGGGCTACCGCATTAATATTGTAGATACCCCCGGCCATGCCGACTTTGGCGGCGAGGTGGAGCGGGTGCTCAAGATGGTGGACGGCGTGCTGCTTTTAGTAGACGCCTTTGAGGGCCCCATGCCCCAGACCCGGTTTGTGCTGCGCAGGGCCCTGGAGCTGAACCACCGGGTGATCGTGGTGATCAACAAGACCGACCGGCCGGATGCCCGGCCCGAGGCGGTGATCGACGAGGTGCTGGAGCTGTTTATGGAGCTGGACGCCAACGACGAGCAGTTGGACAGCCCCTTTGTATTCGCCTCCGCCCGCAACGGCACGGCCACCACGGACTTAAGCGCCCCCGGGGAGAGCCTGCTGCCGCTGCTGGACGCGATCATCGATTACGTGCCCGCGCCCAAGGGGGATTTTGAGGGGCCGGCGCAGGTGCTGGTCTCCACCATCGACTATAACGACTATGTGGGCCGCATCGGCGTGGGCCGGGTAGAGCGGGGCGAGATCCGCGTGGGGCAGGACGTGGTGGTCAGCGACTTCCACGGGAATAACGCGGCCCGGCGCACCCGGGTGAGCAACCTGTTCATCTACGACGGGCTCAAGCGCATGCCGGTGGAGCGCGCCCAGGTGGGGGATATTGTGGCGGTATCCGGCATTGAGGATATCAATATCGGCGATACCATCTGCGACGCGGCCGCCCCTGAGCCCCTGCCCTTTGTGAATATTACCGAGCCCACGGTGGCCATGACCTTCTCGGTCAACGATAGCCCGCTGGCCGGTACCGAGGGCAAGTTCGTCACCTCCCGGCATCTGCGGGCGCGGCTGTTCCGCGAGGTGGAGACCGATGTGAGCCTGCGGGTGGAGGAGACCGACTCGGCCGATTCCTTTAAGGTTTCCGGCCGGGGCGAGCTGCACCTTTCCATCCTGATCGAGACCATGCGCCGCCAGGGGTATGAGTTCCAGGTATCCAAGCCCGAAGTGCTCTACCACGAGGTGGACGGCAAGATGCTAGAGCCCGTGGAGCGGGTGGTGATCGAGGTGCCCGAGGAGAACATGGGCCCGGTGATCGAGGAGATGGGCCGGCGCAAGGGCGAGATGCTGAACATGGCCGGCGGCCAGGGGGCCATGATGCGCCTGGAGTTTAAGATCCCCTCCCGGGGGCTGTTTGGGTACCGCTCCAAGTTTATGACCGATACCAAGGGCGAGGGCATTATGCACGCGGTGTTTGAAGGGTACGAGCCGGTGAAGGGGGAGATCGCCTCCCGCGCGGCCGGCGCGCTGATCGCCCACGAGGCGGGCGAAACCGTGACCTACGGCCTGTTTAACGCGCAGGACCGGGGCACCATGTTCGTAGGCCCGGGCGAGAAGGTGTACGCGGGCATGATCGTAGGGGAGAACGCCCGAACGGACGATATCGAAGTAAACGTGTGCAAGAAAAAGCACGTGACCAATATGCGCGCCTCCGGCTCGGACGAGGCGCTGCGCC
- a CDS encoding MATE family efflux transporter, with protein MQRVKDMTSGRPLKLIVTFALPLMLGNMGQQLYMVVDGIVVGQGVGVDALAALGATDWTCWMLLWMAQGFAQGFSVLAAQRFGAGDLQGLRRGVAMSVVLGLGLSVVLTALGLGLARPLLTLLGTPEDIFPGAMEYITTMFWGMTVVFAYNLAGGILRALGDGKTPLYAMAVAAGTNIALDLLFVMVFHWGIVGAAVATVLAQGVSFLYCLLVMRRMPALGLKKADFALDWPLLGRLWRLGLPVALQNAFIAVGGMVVQSVLNGLGFLYIAGFTATNKIYGLMESAAIAFGYSMTTYMGQNLGAGRHDRIREGMRCMVKLSIVVAVGTGILVSLAGRPILSLFVSSTEANAGQVVDIAFQYLFIMCCNLIVLYLLHAYRSALQGLGNTTAAMVSGVMEFICRVGTALILPRLMGDFGIFFAEPMAWLGAAVFLFFAYYKEARSLRERAVGGIGGQA; from the coding sequence GTGCAACGGGTCAAGGATATGACGAGCGGGCGGCCGCTGAAGCTGATCGTGACCTTTGCCCTGCCGCTGATGCTGGGCAACATGGGCCAGCAGCTTTACATGGTGGTGGACGGCATCGTGGTGGGCCAGGGGGTGGGCGTGGACGCGCTGGCGGCCCTGGGCGCCACGGACTGGACCTGCTGGATGCTGCTGTGGATGGCCCAGGGGTTTGCCCAGGGTTTCTCGGTGCTGGCGGCCCAGCGCTTTGGCGCGGGGGATCTGCAGGGCCTGCGCCGGGGCGTGGCCATGAGCGTGGTGCTGGGGCTGGGGCTATCGGTGGTGCTGACGGCCCTGGGACTGGGGCTGGCCCGGCCGCTTTTGACCCTGCTGGGCACGCCGGAGGACATCTTCCCCGGGGCGATGGAATACATCACCACCATGTTTTGGGGGATGACGGTGGTGTTTGCCTATAACCTGGCGGGGGGCATCCTGCGGGCGCTGGGGGATGGCAAGACGCCGCTTTACGCCATGGCGGTGGCGGCGGGCACCAACATCGCGCTGGATCTGCTGTTTGTGATGGTGTTCCACTGGGGCATCGTGGGGGCGGCGGTGGCCACGGTGCTGGCGCAGGGGGTCTCCTTCCTTTACTGCCTGCTGGTGATGCGGCGCATGCCGGCCCTGGGGCTGAAAAAGGCGGATTTTGCGCTGGATTGGCCGCTTTTGGGCCGGCTGTGGCGGCTGGGGCTGCCGGTGGCGCTGCAAAACGCCTTTATCGCCGTGGGCGGGATGGTGGTGCAATCGGTCCTCAACGGGCTGGGTTTTTTATACATCGCCGGCTTTACGGCCACCAACAAGATCTACGGCCTGATGGAGAGCGCGGCCATCGCCTTTGGCTACTCCATGACCACGTACATGGGCCAGAACCTGGGCGCCGGGCGGCACGACCGCATTCGGGAGGGCATGCGCTGCATGGTCAAGCTCTCCATCGTGGTGGCGGTGGGCACGGGGATACTGGTCTCCCTGGCGGGGCGGCCCATCCTCTCGCTGTTCGTTTCATCCACGGAGGCGAACGCGGGCCAGGTGGTGGACATCGCCTTCCAATACCTGTTTATCATGTGCTGTAACCTGATCGTGCTCTACCTGCTGCACGCCTACCGCTCGGCCCTGCAGGGGCTGGGCAATACCACGGCGGCCATGGTATCCGGGGTGATGGAGTTTATCTGCCGGGTGGGCACGGCGCTGATATTGCCGCGCCTGATGGGGGACTTTGGCATCTTCTTTGCCGAGCCCATGGCCTGGCTGGGGGCGGCGGTGTTTCTGTTTTTCGCCTACTACAAAGAGGCCCGTTCCCTGCGGGAGCGGGCTGTGGGGGGGATCGGCGGCCAGGCGTAG
- the tnpA gene encoding IS200/IS605 family transposase, with amino-acid sequence MGINDINSLSHSRWNCKYHIVFAPKYRRKVFYQEKREAVGKILRQLCEWKGVNIIQAEVCPDHVHMLVEIPPKIAVSSFMGYLKGKSSTMMYEQFGELKYKYRNREFWCKGYYVDTAGKNAGRIAEYIKNQLKEDELGEQLTMPEGSPFKGCR; translated from the coding sequence ATGGGTATAAATGATATTAATAGTCTATCGCATAGCCGATGGAATTGCAAATACCACATAGTATTTGCGCCAAAGTACAGGAGAAAAGTGTTTTACCAAGAGAAACGGGAAGCAGTGGGGAAGATATTAAGACAACTATGCGAATGGAAAGGAGTAAATATAATACAAGCAGAAGTATGCCCAGATCATGTGCATATGCTGGTGGAGATACCGCCAAAGATAGCAGTATCAAGCTTCATGGGATACCTGAAAGGAAAGAGTAGCACAATGATGTATGAGCAATTCGGGGAACTGAAATATAAGTATAGGAATAGAGAGTTCTGGTGCAAAGGATATTATGTAGACACAGCAGGGAAGAATGCGGGAAGGATAGCAGAATACATCAAGAATCAATTAAAAGAGGATGAATTGGGAGAGCAGTTAACAATGCCTGAAGGCAGCCCTTTTAAGGGCTGCAGGTAG
- a CDS encoding methylated-DNA--[protein]-cysteine S-methyltransferase: protein MEKRLQYIAHAASPLGEITLSSDGEALTGLWFDGQKYFGATLDEGAQARELPVFAQTRRWLEVYFAGREPAFIPPLRPAGSPFRQAVWQVMAQIPYGQTRTYGQLAQIIGRQRGLARFSAQAVGGAVGHNPISILLPCHRVVGADGSLTGYAGGVGRKAALLELEGTDMTGLFSPKKGSAL from the coding sequence ATGGAAAAAAGGTTGCAATACATCGCACATGCCGCCTCGCCGCTGGGGGAGATCACCCTGTCCAGCGATGGGGAGGCGCTGACCGGGCTGTGGTTTGACGGGCAAAAGTACTTTGGCGCCACGCTGGACGAGGGTGCACAGGCGCGGGAACTGCCGGTGTTCGCGCAGACCCGCCGGTGGCTGGAGGTCTATTTTGCGGGGCGGGAGCCGGCGTTTATCCCGCCGCTGCGACCGGCAGGCTCCCCTTTCCGCCAGGCGGTGTGGCAGGTGATGGCCCAGATCCCCTACGGGCAGACCCGGACCTATGGGCAGCTCGCCCAGATCATCGGACGGCAAAGGGGGCTGGCGCGCTTTTCGGCCCAGGCAGTAGGGGGCGCAGTGGGGCACAACCCCATCTCCATCCTGCTGCCTTGCCACCGGGTGGTGGGGGCGGATGGCAGCCTGACCGGCTATGCCGGGGGCGTAGGGCGCAAGGCGGCGCTGTTGGAGCTGGAGGGAACGGATATGACCGGGCTGTTCAGCCCGAAGAAAGGAAGTGCGTTATAG
- a CDS encoding AraC family transcriptional regulator: MSTARESFINSVNLRAESDFPYLVLDVAAGRAHPRNPGFQVMHWHEDLQFIYVLEGRVQLRTLDTALALSAGEGCFINRDVVHHVAHSTDGHYKSFIFPAYFLEFYPGSPARELVSRIVGQPQLPLLALRPDGQDAALAVLARLAALEADRGPLYPYQVLSALSALYLALLQGAPAKASQPSPVSERMQAFLRYIAAHFAQEITLDQLSRSANVSKSECLRCFRLSMGTTPYRYLLEYRLSRAEALLRQSDLPIGEIASRVGFHQVSHFGKCFRQRTGCSPREYRRRGRGAL, from the coding sequence ATGTCTACAGCGCGCGAATCCTTTATCAACTCGGTCAACCTCAGGGCCGAAAGCGATTTTCCCTATCTGGTGCTGGATGTGGCTGCCGGGCGCGCCCATCCCCGCAACCCGGGCTTTCAGGTCATGCACTGGCATGAGGATCTGCAATTTATCTACGTTTTAGAGGGCCGCGTCCAGCTCAGGACGCTGGATACGGCTCTGGCGCTGTCCGCGGGCGAAGGGTGCTTTATCAACCGCGATGTGGTGCATCATGTGGCCCACAGTACGGATGGGCACTACAAGAGTTTTATCTTTCCCGCCTATTTTCTGGAGTTTTATCCCGGCAGCCCGGCCCGCGAGCTGGTATCCCGCATCGTAGGCCAGCCCCAGCTGCCGCTGCTGGCGCTGCGCCCCGACGGGCAGGATGCGGCGCTGGCCGTCCTGGCCCGTCTGGCCGCTCTGGAGGCGGATCGGGGCCCGCTGTACCCCTATCAGGTCCTCTCCGCGCTGAGCGCGCTCTATCTGGCCCTTTTGCAGGGTGCGCCGGCCAAAGCCAGCCAGCCCTCCCCCGTCAGCGAGCGGATGCAGGCCTTTTTGCGCTATATCGCCGCCCATTTTGCCCAGGAGATCACCTTAGATCAGCTCTCCCGCAGCGCCAATGTCAGCAAGTCCGAGTGCCTGCGCTGCTTCAGGCTGAGCATGGGCACCACGCCCTACCGCTACCTGCTGGAATACCGCCTCTCCCGCGCCGAGGCCCTGCTGCGCCAGAGCGACCTGCCCATCGGCGAGATCGCCAGCCGGGTGGGGTTCCATCAGGTCAGCCACTTTGGCAAGTGTTTCCGCCAGCGGACCGGCTGCTCGCCCCGTGAGTACCGCCGCAGGGGGCGCGGCGCCCTTTAG
- a CDS encoding Na+/H+ antiporter NhaC family protein: MEAIDCGWLSILPPIIAIVLALLTKEVISSLIIGILAGGLIYTGFNVVGAVDVTFNVMAEKMGGNSFILLFLALLGALVVVVTKAGGSRAYGQWAVTKLKSRTGAQLATSALGALIFIDDYFNCLTVGTVMRPVTDKHRISRAKLAYLIDSTAAPICIIAPVSSWAAAVAGFMTDAGIEDGLGTFVQTIPYNLYAILTILMILVLVFTKMDFGAMRRFERKAQEQGDLDAQEGAIESTEEFDGTKISDKGRVFDLVIPIVALIVFSILGMLYVGGLFTGGAADIAEAFANTDASAGLTLGGFAALVVAFLLFVPRRVLSFRDFMAGITQGVKSMVPAFIILILAWTISGMCRDLLSTGEFVGNLVQSSNISLQLLPAIVFVVAGFLAFAMGTSWGTFGILIPIVVIICGTNSPYLIPSLAATLAGAVYGDHCSPISDTTILSSTGAGCNHIDHVSSQMGYATLVAVICFIGYLVAGLTENLFITLGVSVVLLGAVLAVAFYLTRRREARG, encoded by the coding sequence ATGGAGGCAATCGACTGCGGATGGTTATCCATCCTGCCGCCCATCATCGCCATCGTGCTGGCGCTGCTGACCAAGGAGGTGATCAGCTCGCTGATCATCGGCATTCTGGCGGGTGGGCTGATCTATACGGGCTTTAACGTGGTGGGCGCGGTGGACGTGACCTTTAACGTGATGGCCGAAAAAATGGGAGGCAACAGCTTTATTCTGCTGTTTTTGGCACTGCTGGGCGCGCTGGTGGTGGTAGTCACCAAGGCTGGGGGTTCCCGGGCGTACGGCCAGTGGGCGGTGACCAAGCTCAAGAGCCGCACGGGCGCGCAGCTGGCCACCAGCGCTTTGGGCGCGCTGATCTTTATTGACGACTATTTCAACTGCCTGACCGTGGGCACGGTGATGCGGCCGGTGACGGACAAGCACCGCATCTCCCGGGCCAAGCTGGCTTACTTGATCGACTCCACCGCGGCACCGATCTGCATCATCGCCCCGGTATCCAGCTGGGCGGCGGCCGTGGCCGGCTTTATGACCGATGCGGGCATTGAAGATGGGCTGGGCACCTTTGTGCAGACCATCCCCTACAACCTGTACGCGATTTTGACGATCCTGATGATCTTGGTGCTGGTCTTTACCAAGATGGACTTTGGCGCCATGCGCCGCTTTGAGCGAAAGGCGCAAGAGCAGGGGGACCTGGACGCCCAGGAGGGGGCCATCGAATCCACCGAGGAGTTTGACGGCACCAAGATCTCCGATAAGGGGCGGGTGTTTGACCTGGTGATCCCCATCGTGGCGCTGATCGTCTTCTCCATCCTGGGGATGCTGTACGTAGGCGGGCTGTTCACCGGCGGCGCGGCGGATATCGCCGAGGCCTTTGCCAACACGGACGCCTCGGCCGGGCTGACGCTGGGCGGCTTTGCGGCGCTGGTGGTGGCGTTTTTGCTGTTCGTGCCCCGCAGGGTACTCTCCTTCCGGGACTTTATGGCGGGCATCACCCAGGGGGTCAAATCCATGGTGCCGGCGTTTATCATCCTGATCCTGGCCTGGACCATCTCGGGCATGTGCCGGGATCTGCTCTCTACCGGTGAATTTGTGGGCAACCTGGTGCAAAGCAGCAACATCAGCCTGCAGCTGCTGCCGGCGATCGTGTTCGTGGTGGCAGGCTTTTTGGCCTTTGCCATGGGCACTTCCTGGGGCACGTTTGGCATCCTGATCCCCATTGTGGTGATCATCTGCGGGACGAATTCGCCCTACCTGATCCCCTCGCTGGCGGCTACGCTGGCCGGCGCAGTGTATGGGGACCACTGCTCGCCCATTTCGGATACCACCATCCTCTCTTCCACGGGGGCGGGGTGCAACCATATCGACCACGTATCCTCCCAGATGGGGTATGCCACGCTGGTGGCGGTGATCTGCTTTATCGGCTACCTGGTGGCGGGGCTGACGGAGAACCTGTTCATCACGCTGGGGGTATCGGTGGTGCTGCTGGGCGCGGTGCTGGCGGTGGCCTTTTACCTGACCCGGCGCAGGGAAGCGCGGGGCTAG
- a CDS encoding SLC13 family permease: MKKVLRFCRREKLLCISAALALASMFAMPPSAAYAAYIDLRVLGLLWCLMAVVAGFRACGTFAWMTARLLSAARGNGRALAVVLVLLPFFTAMAVTNDVALIAFVPFTLVLLKRAGQARAAIPIVVLQTLAANLGSMATPVGNPQNLYLYSFYGLDAGGFFTLLLPPVLLSLICLTAAALPALPRAVPVPALAPAPRPAARLLALYGGLFALCLLSVFGLLPWWVLTGLIFIALLGFDRALLRAPDYGLLATFVCFFIFSGNLGQIAWVRTLLQDLLSRSTLLTAALASQFISNVPAAVLLSGFTANWQGLLLGVNIGGLGTPIASLASLISLKFYLREPGAQPLRYLAAFTGANLIGLLLLLEFALCL, from the coding sequence ATGAAGAAAGTTCTGCGTTTTTGCCGGCGGGAAAAGCTGCTTTGCATCTCCGCCGCCCTGGCGCTGGCCAGCATGTTTGCCATGCCGCCCAGCGCCGCCTACGCCGCGTATATCGACCTGCGGGTGCTGGGCCTTTTATGGTGCCTGATGGCCGTGGTGGCCGGCTTTCGAGCCTGCGGCACCTTTGCCTGGATGACCGCGCGCCTGCTATCGGCCGCCCGCGGCAACGGGCGCGCGCTGGCCGTGGTGCTGGTGCTGCTGCCCTTTTTTACCGCCATGGCCGTCACCAACGACGTGGCGCTGATTGCCTTTGTGCCCTTTACCCTGGTGCTGTTAAAGCGGGCGGGGCAGGCCCGCGCGGCCATCCCCATCGTGGTGCTGCAGACCCTGGCCGCCAACCTGGGCAGCATGGCCACCCCGGTGGGCAACCCGCAAAACCTGTATCTGTACAGCTTTTACGGCCTGGATGCCGGCGGATTTTTCACCCTGCTGCTGCCGCCCGTCCTGCTCAGCCTCATCTGCCTTACCGCAGCCGCGCTGCCGGCGCTGCCCCGGGCGGTGCCCGTCCCCGCACTGGCCCCCGCGCCCCGGCCCGCCGCCCGGCTTTTGGCCCTGTACGGCGGGCTGTTCGCGCTTTGCCTGCTGTCCGTCTTCGGCCTTTTGCCCTGGTGGGTGTTGACCGGGCTGATCTTCATCGCCCTGCTGGGCTTTGACCGGGCGTTGCTGCGCGCGCCGGATTATGGGCTGCTGGCCACCTTTGTGTGCTTTTTCATCTTCTCGGGCAACCTGGGGCAGATCGCGTGGGTCCGCACCCTTTTGCAGGATCTGCTATCCCGCAGCACGCTTTTGACCGCCGCGCTGGCCAGCCAGTTTATCAGCAACGTCCCCGCCGCCGTGCTGCTCTCCGGCTTTACCGCCAACTGGCAGGGGCTGCTGCTGGGGGTCAACATCGGCGGGCTGGGCACGCCCATAGCCTCTTTAGCCAGCCTGATCTCCCTTAAATTCTACCTGCGCGAGCCTGGCGCACAGCCGCTGCGTTACCTTGCGGCCTTTACCGGCGCCAACCTTATAGGCCTGCTGTTGCTTTTAGAGTTCGCCCTCTGCCTTTGA
- a CDS encoding DegV family protein, which produces MRFRIFTDSCCDFPKSYVDEHEITALPLSFIVEGKEYLDDFGQSMTPKDYYAMLRSGKNGVTSQVNTERFIDAFTKSLEAGEDILYIGFSSALSGTCSSAMLAANLLKDKYPDRKIYIVDSLCASLGQGLLIHQAVALRDAARPIEEVVAWLEKNKLRLNHWFTVDDLNFLKRGGRLSGTMAFLGTILDIKPVLHVDMAGRLVPVTKVKGRKRALRSLVDYMVKMADPNEEQTVFISHGDCEEDAQAVAAMVREKFKVKEILIHFVGPVIGSHSGPGTVALFFMGKPREEF; this is translated from the coding sequence ATGCGTTTCAGGATCTTTACCGACTCATGTTGTGATTTTCCCAAAAGCTATGTGGATGAACATGAGATCACCGCCCTGCCCCTGTCCTTTATCGTGGAAGGCAAGGAATATCTGGATGATTTTGGCCAGAGCATGACGCCCAAGGATTACTATGCCATGCTGCGCTCGGGCAAGAACGGGGTGACCAGCCAGGTCAATACCGAGCGGTTTATCGACGCGTTTACCAAAAGCCTGGAGGCCGGGGAGGATATCCTGTACATCGGCTTTTCCTCGGCGCTTAGCGGCACCTGCTCGTCTGCGATGCTGGCCGCCAACCTTTTAAAAGATAAATATCCCGACCGTAAAATTTATATTGTGGATTCGCTCTGCGCCTCTTTGGGCCAGGGGCTGCTGATCCACCAGGCGGTGGCCCTGCGGGATGCCGCCCGCCCCATCGAGGAGGTGGTGGCCTGGTTGGAAAAGAATAAGCTGCGCCTGAACCACTGGTTCACCGTGGATGACCTGAACTTTTTAAAGCGGGGCGGCCGCCTGTCCGGCACCATGGCCTTTTTAGGCACTATATTGGATATTAAGCCCGTGCTGCACGTGGATATGGCCGGCCGGCTGGTGCCGGTCACCAAAGTCAAGGGCCGCAAGCGCGCCCTGCGTTCGCTGGTGGATTACATGGTCAAAATGGCCGACCCGAACGAGGAGCAGACCGTCTTTATCAGCCATGGGGATTGCGAGGAGGACGCCCAGGCCGTGGCCGCCATGGTGCGGGAGAAGTTCAAGGTCAAAGAGATCCTCATCCACTTTGTGGGCCCGGTCATTGGCTCCCACTCCGGCCCGGGCACGGTGGCCCTATTCTTCATGGGCAAGCCCCGGGAGGAATTCTGA
- a CDS encoding AraC family transcriptional regulator has product MRVIDGIDFLLDRPAGSVLALYHCGQQTCAPGHAFGPAIRAHFLVHAVLSGRGQFTCQGHTYALGPGDAFLIWPGVSTYYAADGQDPWTYCWVGLDGEDAEEMLRACGFSREQPILPQPCPAFGEALRELAQAAGAGKGHYALLGLAYSAFGLIAREPGAQGEGPGYLARAMAYIRHNYPYEITVADVARQVGLSRSYLYKVFMAGRGVSPARYIADTRLEAAAGLLEQTDLSVTEVCYSVGYNLPAAFTKAFRKKYGVAPMGYRRANRQRR; this is encoded by the coding sequence ATGCGCGTGATCGATGGGATCGACTTTCTGCTGGACCGGCCCGCGGGCAGCGTTTTGGCGCTGTACCACTGCGGGCAGCAGACTTGCGCGCCGGGGCATGCCTTTGGGCCGGCCATTCGGGCGCACTTTTTGGTGCACGCGGTGCTATCAGGCCGGGGGCAGTTTACCTGCCAGGGGCATACCTATGCCCTTGGCCCGGGGGACGCGTTTTTGATCTGGCCGGGGGTATCCACCTACTACGCCGCGGACGGACAGGACCCCTGGACCTATTGCTGGGTGGGGCTGGACGGGGAGGACGCCGAGGAGATGTTGCGCGCCTGTGGCTTTAGCCGGGAGCAGCCCATCCTGCCGCAGCCCTGCCCGGCCTTTGGAGAGGCGCTGCGGGAGCTGGCCCAGGCCGCCGGCGCCGGCAAGGGGCACTATGCGCTGCTGGGGCTGGCCTATTCCGCCTTTGGGTTGATCGCCCGGGAGCCGGGCGCGCAGGGGGAGGGCCCCGGGTATCTGGCCCGGGCCATGGCCTATATCCGCCATAACTATCCCTACGAGATCACCGTGGCGGACGTGGCCCGGCAGGTGGGCTTGAGCCGCAGCTATCTTTATAAAGTATTCATGGCGGGACGGGGGGTGTCCCCGGCCCGGTACATTGCCGATACCCGGCTGGAGGCGGCCGCCGGGCTGCTGGAGCAGACCGACCTATCGGTCACCGAGGTGTGCTACAGCGTGGGGTATAACCTGCCCGCGGCCTTTACCAAGGCCTTCCGCAAAAAGTACGGAGTGGCGCCGATGGGCTACCGGCGGGCGAACCGGCAAAGGCGCTAG
- a CDS encoding methyltransferase domain-containing protein, with protein MKPENLEAIRASFGVQARAFESGKMNFSKKEYLDYTLACIAPQAGEDVLEVAAGTCACGRALAPYARSVTCLDATPAMLEVGREACAREGIGNLRPVIGYAEELPFLDASFDIVVSRLAFHHFTQIERPFQEMARVLKPGGRLVLIDMEAAAQPLRAVEDRIETLRDPSHIKNRSAEELRALYAQNGLRVERCQSTPIPVALENWMELTQTPQPVRAQITALMQCELAGGEKTGFAPYLREGQLYFDQRWVLIIGSR; from the coding sequence ATGAAACCGGAGAATCTGGAGGCGATTCGCGCCTCTTTCGGGGTGCAGGCCAGGGCGTTTGAGAGCGGCAAGATGAACTTCTCCAAAAAGGAGTACCTGGATTATACGCTGGCCTGCATCGCCCCGCAGGCGGGGGAGGATGTGCTGGAGGTGGCCGCCGGTACCTGCGCCTGCGGCCGGGCCCTGGCCCCCTATGCGCGCAGCGTGACCTGCCTAGACGCCACGCCCGCCATGCTGGAGGTGGGGCGGGAAGCCTGCGCGCGGGAGGGGATCGGCAACCTGCGCCCGGTGATCGGCTATGCTGAGGAGCTGCCCTTTTTGGATGCCAGCTTTGACATCGTGGTCTCGCGGCTGGCCTTCCACCACTTTACGCAGATCGAGCGGCCCTTCCAGGAGATGGCGCGGGTGCTAAAGCCCGGCGGGCGGCTGGTGCTGATCGACATGGAGGCGGCGGCCCAGCCCCTGCGGGCGGTGGAGGACCGGATCGAGACCCTGCGGGACCCTTCCCACATAAAGAACCGCAGCGCAGAGGAGCTGCGGGCGCTGTACGCGCAAAACGGCCTGCGGGTGGAGCGCTGCCAGAGCACGCCCATCCCGGTAGCCCTTGAGAACTGGATGGAGCTGACCCAAACGCCCCAGCCGGTGCGCGCGCAGATCACAGCGCTGATGCAGTGCGAGCTGGCGGGCGGGGAGAAGACCGGATTTGCCCCGTATTTACGGGAGGGGCAGCTTTATTTTGACCAGCGCTGGGTGCTGATAATCGGCAGCCGGTAA